From the Malus domestica chromosome 17, GDT2T_hap1 genome, one window contains:
- the LOC103425996 gene encoding uncharacterized protein, producing MNKLYNKKGKVHPSPSPPSVADPLALLPATVLALAISLSPEDQEVLAYLISCTKNSGGCATNQRGPTTTKSNRAPATGPSQVTSITCIESHNSNVDNTYGGHKAHQKHNRVGVEAGGPQSHHPPTFQCDCFRCYMSFWARWDASPNRQLIHEILEAYEERLVEKKRSRNSKVKKERRKANKSSGDHLGFRELGHGDKKEVEEGPQVVDAGVVAAEVISGGESGDDEGCEVGVDRGTMRRLVSSIGDKIWGLWN from the coding sequence ATGAATAAGCTCTACAACAAGAAAGGCAAAGTTCACCCGTCACCTTCGCCGCCCTCCGTAGCCGACCCTCTGGCCCTTCTTCCGGCAACCGTCCTCGCCTTGGCCATATCCCTCTCCCCCGAAGACCAAGAGGTCTTGGCCTACCTCATCTCCTGCACCAAAAACTCAGGCGGTTGCGCAACGAACCAGCGTGGGCCTACTACTACTAAGTCCAATCGTGCACCGGCCACAGGGCCGTCGCAGGTAACATCCATAACTTGTATCGAGTCACACAACTCCAACGTGGATAACACATATGGCGGCCACAAGGCACACCAGAAGCACAACAGGGTTGGCGTCGAAGCTGGTGGGCCGCAGTCCCACCACCCTCCTACGTTCCAGTGCGACTGCTTCAGGTGCTATATGAGTTTTTGGGCACGGTGGGACGCTTCGCCGAACCGCCAGCTGATCCATGAAATCCTTGAGGCTTATGAGGAGAGGTTGGtggagaagaagaggagcaGAAACTCAAAggtgaagaaagagagaaggaaggCTAACAAGAGCAGTGGTGATCATCTGGGATTTCGGGAATTAGGGCATGGGGACAAGAAGGAGGTGGAGGAGGGCCCACAAGTGGTGGACGCTGGTGTTGTtgctgctgaagtgataagtgGTGGTGAGTCTGGTGATGATGAAGGTTGTGAGGTTGGAGTGGATAGGGGGACCATGAGGAGGCTGGTGAGTTCCATTGGGGACAAGATTTGGGGTCTTtggaattag